In the Diospyros lotus cultivar Yz01 chromosome 13, ASM1463336v1, whole genome shotgun sequence genome, CCGTCAACAAATAATTCCCAAACTAGCAAGGTTGGGGGGGCTGGTTCTTCCACTGGTCCTATGAATTCTGCAACGAAGTCTGCCAGTACCTGACCCTTTATGGCTACCCGTGTCCTGTACTTTATGTTGAATTGGGCGAGCTAAATAGCCCACTTGAGTAGGCGGCCAGATGAATCGGGCTTTTGTAAAATTTGCTTTAGTGGATGTTTGGTCAGCACGCTAATCTGATGAGCTTGGAAATACGAACGTAGCTTTCGAGACGCGATCACCAGGGAAAAAGCGAGCTTCTCCATGGGGGAGTATCTTGTTTCGACGTCGAGTAGCCTGTGGCTTTCATAGTATACTGGGTATTGGACCCGGTCTTCTTCTTGAACCAGACCGGTGCTCACTGCGTACCCAGACACCCCTAGGTAGATAATCAGTTCCTCCCCTTCCTTTGGCTTTGACATGAGGGGAGCCAGCCCCATATATTCTTTCAACTGCTAGAAAGCAGTCTCGCACTCTTCCGTCCATTCGaacctatttcttttcttcagaACTTTGAAAAATGGGATGGATTTATCAGAAGATTTGGAGACAAACCTGTCAAGGGCCGTGACCTGTCCATTTAAGCTTTACACTTCCTTAGTCTTGGTGGACGATCGCATGTCAAGTAGAGCTCGGATTTTCTCTAGATTGACCTCGATACCCCTCTCCTTGACCATGAAACCCAAAAATTTTCCATGAGCCACACCGAATGAGCATTTAAGTGGATTTAACTTCATTTGGTACTTCCTCAAAACCTGGAATGCTTCTCCCAGGTCTCTGATGTGGTTGGCAACCTATCTGGATTTCAGCAGCACATCAttaacgtatacttccatggtctTTCCGATCAGATCTCCGAACATCATGTTGACTAGCCATTGGTACGTCGCCCCTGCATTTCTTAGTCCGAAGGGCATTACCTTATAATAGTATAATCCCCGATCCGTCATAAAGGAGGTATGCTCTTCCTCATCAGGGTTCATAGGGATTTGATTGTaccctgaataggcatccatgaagctcAAAAGCTGGTGGCCggccgttgcatccacgagctggtcaATTCTTAGTAGGGGGAAGCTATCTTTCGGGCAAGCTTTGTTTAGATCAGTGAAGTCGATGCAAGTTCTCCACTTcccattcttctttttcaccaGGACCGGGTTTGCCACCCATGTCGGGTATTGAGCTTCCTGGATAAATCCACTGGCTAAGAGCTTGTCTACTTCTTCCTTCAAGGCCGCATACCTCTCAGTCGTCATTGGCCTTTTCTTCTAATGAATCGGTTTATGATTGGGGTTAACATTGAGCCGATGCTGGATTATCCTTGGGTCTATTCCCatcatatcttcgtggttccatgcgaacaTGTCCAGATTTGCTTTAAGGAATTTGGTCAGTTGGCATTTTACCTCGAGGGAGAGacttttgtaacgacccgctcccacttacgggcgccaccggtaaataatcgaccggattactcacccgacaaaccacaactgaagggttggactatgtttcaacaggaaacgccctaggtgggaactaggcttcgtccttcccttcgctccactcaggaatcggtcccatctcaaataagaaaaatccagcggaccaagacccaaaacccgagtgagcttcacctctcttcagctcaccccatagcaagccagaggtgacccaggcacaaagctagcataataaACATTTCGCTGACTATTAGGggtttatgagaacatacctcgctgatctttacttgatcccaaacttggctttaccaactaagccatataccacaaacaatctcacaatcatttatcacactacgatgatttcaacaattaaatacaccAAGTGCTCAATATtgtttacattcaattacatgaatacatataaaaaaattacaggagattacacaacaacacatctcaggcaacaagctaattgccctaacagcctcccggcaccatccctgcttgcatttagacttgcatcatctacacatgaggtaaaacctcatgagtcataagactcagtaagggtgcaatgcatgtaaatatgaatataatcatgtttatgtatgccaaatgcatgcaaatgaggctaggctcacacatcctcacaacccactaagatttgaggcatcaacctatcagcccctaccacactagtcctccatatggccataggtccactaggtcttgcatcacacaagatataaccactacatgccaatgcaacataaaaacattatcaaacacatttaccaacttgcaaggccacctccacatggggccatcccttacctagctcgaagcctcaactctgcctcggcacgaactccgagctcttctaggatcaccgccttcccggtcgaacctagatacaattacacacaaacccaactctatcaacatccggcattaaaccaatgccctcaacttcgccacacacaccatcaaaaccatccatcaataattttccaaacaaccccggcacagggtttaatcccacaaataactattttacattaactcgcttaatgcaattAACTGGGgaagtaaaatattaatttacctcgactcatttggagagaaattcagaAACGCCCACGCTgacgttgcctcccgagctgTCGCTCGcgcccaaaattccatttttgagcttccgacgagctcttcaagccccaaactaatttccagaactttccctcatttttccggaatttttggctatttttcccaattttccatatttccttttctttttcttttttttccccctttatttccttatttcttctccCGCTTTCTTCTTCCCGCGCCATCAGCTCCTGTTCATCGTCTTCCTCGCGCCCCCCCTCTTCGCGCACCAGCGCCGGCCACTCGCTTGGCCGCTGCCATTGCCGGCCCCGCATCACGCCGTCACCGGCCGCCCCACCGCAGCAGTCTCCCGCACACGGCCACCGCTACTCGCTTCGCTGCAACAGGCTGCCATGCTGTGACTGACTTCGGCCATCATCGGCCGCTTCCGCCTTCCGCCGCCATCAGACGCTGCCGCCCTCAGTCGCCATTGTTGCAGCTTCATAACACAGCTGCTTCGGTAGCATCAGCCATAGCCGCCTTAAACCAGCCAGCGACCAGCCGCCCTCATCTCTCTCGATCTCAATCTCCCGATCTCGCGATGCCTCGGCCAGCACTCTCCCACGATCTCCCTTTTTCAAATGCTCGATCAAACTCTCTCgatctcactctctttctcgcGCTCTCTGGTTCAAAATTTCAGGGGGAAGGGTACTGAGGAAGCTTGCCCAGCAAGCTCGCGCATCCCCTTAAAAATCTAAGCAATTTCCAAAATTCCTCAATTGCCCCtctttaatctcatctctcggCCATTTCTCCACCTCACTATTTCGGCCATTTCAATATCAGAGGCgcgaagcttcaaggaagcttcctcacgcctttttatatatatataattatattacacatttaacccccACATAtctcataatttcacttaagagaattgataattgcacttgggggattttataattacacttggaccctccaagttttaattatttatcatcaaagccacacaataacttaatttctcaaaaattaattatcgacATTTACTCAGGAATATCGATTTCATCCCTGTGCCTGcccgggacctttattcgacctgaaaacacttaagggttgccttactcagaaaaccgaaccacccctagggtcccgtctgactattcggtattggtaCCCACTCAGGCtcatacagaatttattccgaaaattattcccgatcggaccgctGCCAgcatcattaatctcatcttaagacactcatcaatctcttgccctcttccctggacatccaagtcccgaggcactcccagccgccaattcggcaaagtttattaattaatttctcgagattgacccttgggcttttcggaccacccgaggtcctgataaaataatccaaaaattatttatttcaataccatgtaataccgggtattacaccttTGCCCACTTGGAGGCACCTTTCAACGTCTAAGCTACTGACTATAACATCTTCCAGCTCGTCCAACGGGCTGGCGGCTTGGTTGCAATCCACGTCGCGTGGGTCCAGGTCGTGGTTGACTCCCTGGCCATTGATAACTTGGGCCTCCCCTCTGGAaatcatatttatctttttttcctttgagcCCTATTTTCAATGCTTCCTCGTAACAGCGCCTCACCTAATGCTGCTCGCCCCTCACACAACCGGTCCCTTTCGGGGTCAGGAATTTGATGGCCAGGGCCTTGGTTGAAACAACTAGGTCCAGGTCGTTCATGGTGGGCCTACCCATGATGACATTGTAAGCGGAAGGACCGTCAATGATGAGAAAGTCCGCCATTGCTGTGGCCTGGAGGTCTGATTCCCCAATTGTTAATGGGAGCCTTATACGTCCTTTCGGGATTACTGCATCGCCAGTGAACCCGTATAGTGGCTCCGGAGAGGATGTCAGCTGGTCCGGCCTTAACCTCATTTGGTCAAAACATCCCTTGTACATGACATTCACCGAGCTACCTATGTCGACCATGACCCTCCATACTTCGACATTGCCAATCTGAGATCGGATCACAAGGGCATCATTGTGCGGCCAGTGTACGCCTTTAGAATCATCTTTAGTGAAAGAAACGTCTTCCGAAGCTATCTTGGCTTTCTTAGAAGGTCCCTCTTGGCTGCCATCCCTGACAAGCAGAAGGTCGCCAGCTTCTCGAAGTCCCTGCGATATGGGGCCCTCCATGGATAGTAAAGATAGTTCTCACCATAGGTGTTGGGTCCTGCTCGGGAGCTCGATGAGAACTTTGTTGAGCCGACTGTTTGGGCTGTTGATCCCTAGGATGCACCACATagtcatgtagctgacccctcCTGATCAATTCTTCAATTGCATCTTTCAGCGCCAAACACTCAGAGGTGGTGTGCCCCACTTCGTTGTGATAAGCACATAATTTGCTCTTGGTTCTGTATTTGTCGGGAGTTTTTAGAGGGTTAGGTCTTCCAAAATCCTCCTTGTTGGGTTCTGTGGTGAAGATCCTGTCCTGGGAGTCAGATAAGATACTGTAACTTTCATACCGACCTCGGCGTGCTGGTCGTTCACCCCCTGCTCGAACCTCGCCTTCTTGGCCGCCTGATCGTTGGGGCTTCATCCTTGACCCTCCTTGCGAGAGTCTTCATCAGCCCTCTTCTTGCTTTGGCCGGTGTGTTCCGCCCCCTTCTTCTGGTCGCTCGGCTTTTTCAGGCTGAATGCTTCCTCCCATCGGACCTCCTTCGCAGCTCGCTCGTAGAATTCACCGAGGTCCCTCACTAGGGACTTGTAAATGCTTTCGTAGAGTTTCCCATCCTTCCAGAGCCCGGCGGAGATCGCGGTCAGGATACTTTCGTCGGAGGGGCTCTCGACAATATTCACTTCGTGCCTGAACCTTTCTATGTAATCCTTCAAAGATTCGCCAGACCGTTGGAATACTGTAACGAGGTGGGATATTGGGGCGAGCTGCCTTCGGTGTGACCTATACTGAtctataaatttcttttggCATTCTTCCCAACTGCAAATACTGAGGAGGTGAAGTCTCCTTAGCCACGCCCGGGGGATATCTCCTAGGGTCGCAGGGAAAGCTCGGCATTTGACCAATGAGCTGGAGGTTTGTACGTCCATTTGGACACTGAAAGCGTCCAGGTGGTCAAAGGGatcgctgtccccattatacTAAGGGATGCTGGGGACCTTAAATCTATAGGGAAGGGGCTTCAGCTCGATTTCCCTGGAGAATAGGGTCCTTTCTTCATGGCTTTCCCTTTGATCGTGCGCCCCATGCCTGGCCTCCAGCTGTTGGATTCTCAGCAGTAGTTCCCCCACTATGGGGTCCTGATTCGCTGAACGCCCGGTAGGGAGTTGTTCTTCCCGTGCGGAAACTTGTCCTGAGTGATGGCGGTCTTGCGGGGGAGGTCGTCCCCTATTCTCACGGTCAGAGGAGCTGCGGTGGGCGCCATGGCTACTGCCGATCCTGACCGAGGAATCCCCATGTCGTGGATTCTCAAGTCGACGATTTCCTCCATGGACGTCTTCATGGCGATTTCTACAAGGGCTTGCACCAGTCCTCTGTTTGGTGAGGTGCACCCCTGGCTCCCCATCGTAGCATCGCTGCTCTTCCACCCTTCGAGAGTGTAGGTTGGAGGAGCGGACTGAGCCAGCTCGCCGTGTGTCCCTTCTAACTTCTCTTTCCTCTGGAGGGGGTCTTCCGCCTGGAGGTCGATGGGCAGTCGCCTGCGCATGTGCTGTCTGGACTTGCATTTTCGTTAGCACCTTTACTACATTAGCGAGCTGCATGACAGTGTTCTCCAATGTTTCTTGACATTGCTGCCACATATGCGTTACTCCCGCGTCGGTGGTAGGAGTCACGGGCGGGTAGGGGCACCGCGAAGGGACTCCATGGATGGCTTCGGTCGGAGGAGGCATGGAGGTGGACACCACAACTCCCCCAGCTTGTGGAATCTCCAGCATAGGGTCGACATGATTCGCAGGTCGGTTGGTCGTTGCTCCGGAACCTCTCGTGTTTCTAGTTTTCGGCATTAATGTTTTACCAGAGCAGGCCCTCCTTCTAGCACCAAAATGTCAACGTTCGGAATTAGTTGACGGAGATTTATAGGCCCGCACCGGTATGGTAGATCCGAGAGAGGAACAATGAGGTATCCAGTCTGATTTGCTGAGCCGCCAGCCCATCCCTGCAAGGTACTCCAAAGCTCAAGTTAGTGAGCAGGTAAGCAAGTGTATCGGGTGTTTGTAAGTTGGCAGAAAAGAGTACATACCCCGGCCCTCAAGAGGGCTGGtcgatatatatatgagcagAAGCTTCTCTGCATGCTCCGTACTTGTACAAGCAATGGGATGGAATAACCGGCGGGGGCGTCCCTGCTGCGGCGAGGTGTCGACGAGACCTCCATTAATAGGGAtgggatctgccattaatgaggatgggatctaagaTGGATGTCAGGAAACCCAGGCgtggctgtaatgatgttgttcccagaaggccaggatgggactggcatgggcCGGCCAAATGGGCCGAGAGAATGGGCCTTAAGGGTCCAATCAGGGTGGCCCTTAGCCTACCGATATGCCGCGACACACGCCCCTTCTATAATGCGAGCTGACGAGCTAAGCCAACGAGCTATGGAGATCGCTGAGAACTTGCTCAGAACATAGCTGGGGGCCTGCCCAAACATGCTGACAAGTTAGAGGTGCTACAAGGAGCTCGCTTGATCCCGACGTTTGATCCTGGGCTTCAGCATTATCTGAGCTTTGCTTTGACAAGCTCAGTTCGATTTTTACTGGGGCTTGAGCATTTGGGCCGAATCACTACATTAAGTCCAGCCCACACAGAGTAGAGcgagaaatacccataacaatatcttatatattatatattgaaagtgccattttcttttccatataatatatcatatatattatatatataataaaaatgctatttttttttccatataatatatcatatatattatatattgggagtgtaacaccccctctcctagaactgcccgagaagaggtgctactggggataataaaataaaccaactgataactgagttctgataccaatactgtatatatcaattaactgtaataagactctgagtcaacaaaaactgaaatcataattgcatctaagggaaattccctaaactagaaattaaaatgaatctaaactgatcaagcactaactaacaactaataactcctagacatctttggtcttgagcggctccacgtacacacactactggacactgctatTAGGcgccacgtctggtactcccccactaggacctgtaatggtgaagagtacaaggtgagctacaaagctcagcaagtaataaactgaaaagaataactgaagctgaatcgaagaatatcgatactgataaaaatacttactgaacttgtactgagagatataataatcactggatggcatttataagatgtaatgcacataagctgtaactaaatgcaggtatgcaactttggcccataggcccacataactgtaacacatacctgactgatctgagtcctgcaaacataaaaactgtaagcctagctccctggtcgacatcaggcgagcaactcataactaagatataattgtactgatactaatgggatccccgcggacaagccgcctggcgcgcataatgcaatgctcatataaatgctagcacacaatatgtagtgctccacataagtcatgctcaatgctcatacaatgtgtatgcacataatctcacaaaataatgctgaccatgtcataatgaactgctaaacatggtatatgatttttactagaaatattgagattcaaatattctgaaatttctaagtataggcatggcatattggattttatgatatcttggcataaaaattcaatattggaataattgaatattcatactaaatttaaaatttgaatcaagaatttattggaagctatttggatgccatttgatactatttggatgattgagaaagtctaaggaagcaatttgaaagaaaaggcagccatttgaatgaaagaaaaggatttcaacaagctcattcgaatggcagaaaactcattcgaatgacagggactcattcgaatgacagaaggctcattcgaatgatagatgatattcaaaggctattcggatctgatctgggactcattcgaatgactctcaaattcattcgaatgaattttgaaaatttccaacatttgaactggcaaaactcaacttattcgaatgcaacagtaactttattcgaatcaatttgaagatcattcgaatgacaaggaggctcattcgaatgctaagctatacaaagcaacaacttactcacatcttcaagggctcattcgaatgataacaaggctcattcgaatgacagtctaaaacctcaaaaattcatacgaatgatacgatatctcaggactcattcgaatgacaaggcactcattcgaatgactgatacattacaaggaaaaacattacgataacactgaaacttattcggatgctttgaaattcattcgaatgacacaagacttattcgaatgactggaaccTCATCAAatataaagcttacgataacagagatcataacttgaataaaaacttagcttcactacaccattccaaaagaaatcttgggagaacaatcccaattgatatataaacaacttgagggatgatttactgatcataactaatgtaaacattgcaaggaatatgcatgaactggctagtactcactgtacgcatgtaaatacatatataaacatgcactgaactgatataactcactataacgcacatatatatatatacatgcactggaactgattcaattctggaaatctgatatcaaactaaatcaagacctgtaagaaaggattacaggggaaggatacttgccttatgatcttcttaattggctcaataatctcccgagagccttctatgcaaagcttgaactcactgtatatgcatgaaaaatatatacatacatactgacTGTATTAATCCGAATTACACTAAGAATCTTGAATCAACTGAGGGTATTACTGAACTATAATCTCGTAAGAATGGATTACAAGGATGGAATACTTGCCTTAAACTCTCTAATCGAACTCGAATG is a window encoding:
- the LOC127788112 gene encoding uncharacterized protein LOC127788112, with the protein product MKPQRSGGQEGEVRAGGERPARRGRYESYSILSDSQDRIFTTEPNKEDFGRPNPLKTPDKYRTKSKLCAYHNEVGHTTSECLALKDAIEELIRRGQLHDYVVHPRDQQPKQSAQQSSHRAPEQDPTPMGLREAGDLLLVRDGSQEGPSKKAKIASEDVSFTKDDSKGVHWPHNDALVIRSQIGNVEVWRVMVDIGSSVNVMYKGCFDQMRLRPDQLTSSPEPLYGFTGDAVIPKGRIRLPLTIGESDLQATAMADFLIIDGPSAYNVIMGRPTMNDLDLVVSTKALAIKFLTPKGTGCVRGEQH